Proteins from one Sabethes cyaneus chromosome 2, idSabCyanKW18_F2, whole genome shotgun sequence genomic window:
- the LOC128736168 gene encoding G-protein coupled receptor Mth2-like: MAISSFCTFLSTLSVFGLVIIVAATADKELPCDFRDSINISSGSLDGQRNILYDGINYRPEHYGLINYDYVSYDVRIAVPSYYRGCICQLTNCVRLCCPMDYWFSNDGEKTSCSEAPSGSPFKVWANVSSVNGTRFNDLVGDVNYGFVYGKPCPGVFPGDLDEWLLDDSGTIQTVEDISIPQPEYCLAIADSISTAVPYLCPFIEEAKVTYSIGIVLSIPFLVATLLIYVCIPELRNIHGKSLICYTLALTVAYIVLILINFHSTLIPCNVLGYLLYFSVLVSFFWLNVMCFDIFWTFSSGVVIRNERKRFLHYALYAFGCPVVILVATLIFDHTELLAEEFRPRFGESGCFVFRDKMIEFVYFYLPLLILVIANLYFFVVTAIRIVRIQRATDAALRNDSRRHSKFEKDRYRFSLYLRLFIVMGVTWTFEILSWAVGSSNWFFYLSDICNCLLGVIIFFLFVWKQKVRQLVVKRIGNNQQLRRLKTTSASAGSVGDATKFSSIQDSTVSQPPAMA, translated from the exons ATGGCGATATCTTCATTCTGCACCTTCTTATCAACGCTCAGTGTCTTCGGGTTAGTCATAATTGTCGCAGCTACTGCAGATAAGGAGTTGCCTTGTGATTTTCGGGACTCGATTAATATTAGCAGCGGATCGCTTGACGGGCAGCGAAATATTTTATATGACGGAATTAATTATAGACCAGAACATTACGGTTTGATAAACTACGACTATGTGAGCTACGATGTAAGAATTGCAGTTCCTAGTTATTATCGTGGGTGCATCTGCCAGTTAACGAACTGTGTACGACTATGTTGTCCAATGGACTATTGGTTTTCGAATGATGGTGAGAAAACATCCTGTAGTGAGGCACCGAGCGGATCGCCTTTTAAGGTGTGGGCGAACGTTAGTTCCGTAAATGGAACTCGCTTCAACGATTTGGTTGGTGACGTGAATTATGGATTCGTTTATGGCAAGCCATGTCCGGGAGTTTTCCCTGGTGATTTGGATGAGTGGCTTCTAGATGAC AGTGGCACGATTCAAACCGTGGAAGATATTAGTATCCCGCAACCGGAATACTGCTTGGCGATAGCGGACAGTATCAGTACGGCTGTTCCATATCTATGTCCCTTTATCGAAGAGGCAAAAGTGACTTACTCTATCG GAATTGTTTTGTCAATCCCCTTCCTAGTGGCCACACTGCTAATCTACGTTTGCATACCGGAGCTACGAAACATCCACGGAAAGTCGTTGATATGTTACACTCTGGCGCTGACCGTAGCCTACATTGTGCTGATACTGATCAACTTTCACAGTACCCTGATTCCGTGCAACGTGCTCGGGTACCTGTTGTACTTCTCGGTACTGGTTAGTTTCTTCTGGTTGAATGTAATGTGCTTCGACATATTTTGGACCTTCAGCAGCGGGGTGGTAATACGGAATGAAAGGAAGCGCTTCCTGCATTACGCACTGTACGCCTTCGGCTGCCCGGTTGTTATTCTGGTGGCAACATTAATCTTTGACCACACCGAATTGCTGGCAGAAGAGTTTAGACCACGCTTTGGAGAATCTGGATGCTTCGTTTTCC GCGATAAGATGATTGAATTTGTGTATTTCTACCTGCCTTTGCTTATTCTGGTGATTGCAAATTTATACTTTTTCGTGGTAACCGCAATTCGAATTGTGCGAATCCAGCGTGCAACGGACGCCGCCCTGCGGAATGATTCCAGACGGCACAGCAAGTTCGAGAAGGATCGCTATCGGTTCAGTCTCTATTTGCGActtttcatagtgatgggtgtAACGTGGACGTTCGAAATACTTTCCTGGGCTGTGGGGAGCAGTAATTGGTTCTTCTACCTATCTGACATTTGTAATTGCTTACTGGGTGTAATCATATTTTTTCTGTTCGTTTGGAAGCAGAAAGTAAGACAGTTGGTGGTAAAAAG AATAGGTAACAACCAGCAGCTGAGACGTCTCAAAACAACATCCGCGAGCGCCGGTTCTGTCGGGGATGCTACCAAGTTTTCTAGTATTCAGGATTCAACCGTATCCCAACCACCGGCTATGGCCTGA